A genomic window from Haladaptatus caseinilyticus includes:
- a CDS encoding 2-oxoacid:acceptor oxidoreductase subunit alpha, with product MMQDLNWAIGGEAGDGIDSTGKIFAQALSRAGRHVFTSKDFASRIRGGYTAYKIRSSTDQVESVVDRLDILVALTQRTIDENLDELHEDSVIIYDGERTEMEDVDIPGEMIGLSVPLKRLAEDAGGAIMQNTVALGAACEVAQFPIENLDSALDKKFGAKGEAIVENNKEAARLGQENVQEEYDHDFAYDIETTDNDYVLLNGDEAIGMGAIAAGCRFYSGYPITPATNVMEYLMGRIQHFGGTVVQAEDELSAINMALGAARAGARSMTATSGPGIDLMTETFGLVAQSETPLVIVDVMRSGPSTGMPTKQEQGDLNMTLYGGHGEIPRFVVAPTTVSECFQKTVEAFNFAEKYQTPVFLLADLAMAVTEQTFSPEEFDMDEVEIDRGKIVDENDIDAWTDEQDRFQPHFPTADGISPRALPGTTGGAHMSTGLEHNSLGRRTEDTDTRVEQVDKRNRKVETAQEEEDWSPREFGDSDSDTLVISWGSNEGPMREALDFLEEDDVSVRFLSVPYIFPRPDLTEDIEAADKVIVVECNETGQFANVIEHDTLTRVDRINKYNGIRFKADELADEIKAKLGQEVEA from the coding sequence GTGATGCAAGACCTGAACTGGGCCATCGGCGGCGAAGCCGGCGATGGAATCGATTCGACCGGGAAAATCTTTGCGCAGGCTCTCTCCCGCGCGGGACGACACGTCTTCACGTCGAAGGACTTCGCCTCCCGCATCCGAGGAGGGTACACCGCGTACAAAATCCGGTCGTCTACGGACCAAGTCGAGAGCGTCGTGGACCGATTGGACATCCTCGTGGCGCTCACCCAGCGGACGATAGACGAGAACCTCGACGAACTGCACGAGGACAGCGTCATCATCTACGACGGGGAGCGCACCGAAATGGAAGACGTGGATATCCCCGGCGAGATGATCGGGCTGTCCGTGCCACTCAAACGCCTCGCCGAAGATGCTGGCGGTGCCATCATGCAGAACACCGTCGCTCTCGGTGCGGCCTGCGAAGTGGCACAGTTCCCGATCGAGAATCTCGACAGCGCACTGGACAAGAAGTTCGGTGCCAAGGGTGAGGCCATCGTCGAGAACAACAAGGAAGCCGCCCGTCTCGGACAGGAGAACGTCCAGGAGGAGTACGACCACGACTTCGCCTACGATATCGAGACGACGGACAACGACTACGTCCTCCTCAACGGGGACGAAGCGATCGGTATGGGCGCAATCGCCGCCGGATGCCGGTTCTACTCCGGTTACCCCATCACCCCTGCGACCAACGTGATGGAGTATCTGATGGGCCGTATCCAGCACTTCGGTGGGACCGTGGTGCAGGCAGAGGACGAACTGTCCGCCATCAACATGGCGCTCGGCGCGGCACGCGCGGGTGCACGGTCGATGACGGCCACGTCCGGTCCGGGTATCGACCTGATGACCGAGACGTTCGGCCTCGTCGCACAGAGCGAAACGCCGCTCGTCATCGTGGACGTGATGCGATCCGGTCCATCGACCGGGATGCCGACCAAACAGGAGCAGGGCGACCTGAACATGACGCTGTACGGTGGACACGGTGAGATTCCACGGTTCGTCGTCGCGCCGACGACCGTTTCGGAATGTTTCCAGAAGACCGTCGAAGCGTTCAACTTCGCCGAGAAGTACCAGACGCCGGTCTTCCTGCTGGCCGACCTCGCGATGGCGGTGACGGAACAGACGTTCTCCCCTGAGGAGTTCGACATGGACGAAGTCGAAATCGACCGCGGCAAGATCGTGGACGAAAACGACATCGACGCATGGACGGACGAACAGGACCGTTTCCAACCGCACTTCCCGACCGCGGACGGTATCAGCCCGCGCGCACTCCCCGGCACGACCGGCGGCGCGCACATGTCCACCGGTCTCGAACACAACTCGCTCGGTCGTCGTACGGAGGACACCGACACGCGTGTCGAGCAGGTAGACAAGCGAAACCGTAAGGTAGAGACGGCACAGGAGGAAGAAGACTGGAGTCCACGCGAGTTCGGCGACTCGGACTCGGACACGCTCGTCATCTCGTGGGGGTCGAACGAAGGGCCGATGCGCGAAGCGCTCGACTTCCTCGAAGAGGACGACGTGAGCGTTCGATTCCTCTCGGTTCCGTACATCTTCCCACGTCCCGACCTGACCGAGGACATCGAAGCAGCGGACAAGGTCATCGTGGTCGAGTGTAACGAGACGGGACAGTTCGCGAACGTCATCGAACACGACACGCTCACCCGCGTCGATCGAATCAACAAATACAACGGAATCCGGTTCAAGGCGGACGAACTGGCTGACGAAATCAAAGCAAAACTCGGACAGGAGGTAGAAGCATGA
- a CDS encoding 2-oxoacid:ferredoxin oxidoreductase subunit beta has translation MSSDVRFTDFKSDKQPTWCPGCGDFGTMNGMMKALAETGNDPDNTFVVAGIGCSGKIGTFMHSYAIHGVHGRALPVGTGVKLANPDLEVMVAGGDGDGYSIGAGHFIHAVRRNVDMSYVVMDNRIYGLTKGQASPTSREDFETSTTPEGPKQPPVNPLALALSAGATFIAQSFSTDARRHAEIVQKAIEHDGFGFVNVFSPCVTFNDVDTYDYFRDAIVDLADEDHDSSNYDAAKEKILDADKEYQGVIYQDENSVPYSELHGIEGNMSEIPDGAPEDAMDLVREFY, from the coding sequence ATGAGCTCGGACGTTCGATTCACTGACTTCAAGTCGGACAAGCAACCCACGTGGTGCCCCGGTTGTGGGGACTTCGGGACGATGAACGGGATGATGAAGGCACTCGCCGAAACCGGTAACGACCCGGACAACACGTTCGTGGTCGCCGGTATCGGCTGTTCCGGTAAGATCGGGACGTTCATGCACTCCTACGCCATTCACGGCGTTCACGGACGTGCGCTTCCCGTTGGAACGGGCGTCAAACTCGCCAACCCGGACCTCGAAGTGATGGTCGCGGGTGGCGACGGTGATGGTTACTCCATCGGTGCTGGACACTTCATCCACGCGGTTCGCCGCAACGTGGACATGTCCTACGTGGTCATGGACAACCGTATTTACGGCCTGACGAAGGGGCAAGCCTCGCCGACCAGCCGCGAGGACTTCGAGACGAGCACGACGCCGGAAGGACCGAAACAGCCGCCGGTCAACCCGCTCGCCCTCGCGCTCTCGGCAGGTGCAACGTTCATCGCACAGTCGTTCTCGACCGACGCGCGTCGCCACGCGGAAATCGTTCAGAAGGCCATCGAGCACGACGGTTTCGGCTTCGTGAACGTCTTCTCGCCGTGTGTCACGTTCAACGACGTGGACACCTACGACTACTTCCGCGATGCGATCGTGGACCTCGCCGACGAGGACCACGACTCGTCGAACTACGACGCGGCCAAAGAGAAGATCCTCGACGCCGACAAGGAGTACCAGGGCGTCATCTATCAGGACGAGAACAGCGTTCCGTACAGCGAACTGCACGGCATCGAGGGCAACATGTCCGAGATTCCGGACGGCGCACCCGAGGACGCAATGGACCTCGTGCGCGAGTTCTACTGA
- a CDS encoding digeranylgeranylglycerophospholipid reductase, with protein sequence MTEHFDVIVAGAGPAGAQCARDLAQRGHDVVVLEVEGEDEFPKQSNKSTAGTFSSMMAAFGIPDDVVMNYTDNVVLESPNEHFVQEQPGAVLEFADFKRFLVEDGREEGAEYWFESRVSKPIMEGNEIVGVRHSGNQEVYGDIIVDATGPSAPLAKSLGVSNLKRENQAIGVEYELDGVDMDCDGYADLTDAMMLRLDHELAPGGYSWIFHTGEDTAKVGLCYIQNESHHDYAKDGMGIDDYMQYWLDNDPRFESAERIPGKQHRGSAHIQMPGSLSTDNFMAVGDTVPTIDPLWGEGIHTGMKSGRAAAITADRCFMTGESDTSADKMSIYNKLWHGDVAPQMRTRLLMTQLLYLAENERYDTLVRDLKRIGSDVRSNANAGKIRGILELLHWEDIPLLKRFAKEQLPL encoded by the coding sequence ATGACTGAGCATTTCGACGTCATCGTTGCCGGTGCCGGTCCCGCCGGGGCACAGTGTGCGCGGGATTTGGCTCAACGGGGACACGACGTGGTCGTCCTCGAAGTCGAGGGGGAAGACGAGTTCCCGAAACAGAGCAATAAATCCACGGCGGGGACGTTTTCCTCGATGATGGCCGCGTTCGGAATTCCGGACGACGTGGTCATGAACTACACAGACAACGTCGTTCTCGAATCACCGAACGAGCATTTCGTTCAGGAACAGCCCGGCGCAGTTCTCGAATTCGCGGATTTCAAGCGGTTTTTGGTCGAGGATGGCCGCGAGGAAGGTGCGGAATACTGGTTCGAGTCGCGTGTTTCGAAGCCCATCATGGAAGGAAACGAGATCGTGGGCGTTCGCCACAGCGGGAATCAGGAAGTGTACGGCGACATCATCGTCGATGCAACCGGACCGAGCGCCCCTCTCGCGAAGAGTCTCGGTGTGAGCAATCTCAAGCGGGAAAACCAGGCCATCGGCGTCGAGTACGAACTGGACGGCGTCGATATGGATTGCGATGGGTACGCAGACCTCACCGACGCGATGATGCTCCGACTCGACCACGAACTCGCACCGGGTGGCTATTCGTGGATTTTCCACACCGGTGAAGATACTGCGAAGGTGGGCCTCTGTTATATCCAGAACGAGAGCCATCACGATTACGCGAAGGATGGGATGGGTATCGACGATTACATGCAGTATTGGCTCGACAACGACCCACGATTCGAGAGCGCAGAACGAATCCCCGGAAAGCAGCATCGCGGGTCGGCTCACATCCAGATGCCGGGAAGCCTCAGCACGGACAACTTCATGGCAGTTGGGGATACCGTTCCGACCATCGACCCGCTTTGGGGAGAGGGTATTCACACCGGGATGAAATCCGGTCGCGCCGCGGCGATAACTGCTGACCGATGCTTCATGACTGGCGAGTCCGACACGTCTGCCGACAAGATGTCCATCTACAACAAACTCTGGCACGGCGATGTCGCTCCACAGATGCGGACTCGACTGCTCATGACCCAACTACTGTACCTCGCCGAAAACGAGCGCTACGACACATTGGTGCGGGACCTGAAACGAATCGGCAGTGACGTACGAAGCAACGCGAACGCCGGAAAGATTCGAGGTATTCTGGAACTCCTCCACTGGGAGGACATACCGCTGCTGAAGCGGTTCGCCAAGGAACAACTGCCACTCTGA
- a CDS encoding 4-phosphopantoate--beta-alanine ligase produces MTDEVEIPEDHPRYQSLLTRHRIEAGVEKGITSRQGLIAEGRGESFDYLLGEETLPSADEAERAAAAQLLLAEHAVLSVNGNVAALVPGEIVDLADSTGADIEVNLFNRTDERMQAIADHLHEHGAEDVKGLTADARIPGLEHERAKVDEDGIFTADVVLVPLEDGDRAEALAEMGKTELVIDLNPLSRSPRTAAVPIIDNIIRAVPNMTAHARALADVSREELETIVNEFDRQEALDDAESAIRDL; encoded by the coding sequence ATGACCGACGAGGTGGAGATTCCCGAGGACCATCCCCGTTACCAATCACTTCTCACGCGCCACCGCATCGAAGCGGGCGTCGAAAAGGGTATCACGAGCAGGCAAGGTCTCATCGCGGAGGGTCGAGGGGAGTCCTTCGATTATCTGCTCGGGGAGGAAACGCTCCCGAGCGCGGACGAAGCAGAGCGGGCCGCGGCCGCACAGTTACTTCTCGCTGAGCACGCCGTCCTCTCGGTCAACGGAAACGTCGCAGCGCTCGTTCCCGGCGAAATCGTGGACCTCGCCGATTCGACCGGTGCGGACATCGAGGTCAACCTGTTCAACCGCACGGACGAACGAATGCAAGCCATCGCCGATCACCTGCACGAACATGGTGCCGAGGATGTGAAGGGACTCACCGCGGATGCCCGAATTCCCGGATTGGAACACGAACGCGCGAAGGTAGACGAAGACGGAATTTTCACCGCGGACGTGGTGCTCGTTCCGCTGGAGGACGGCGACCGAGCGGAAGCGCTCGCCGAGATGGGAAAGACGGAACTCGTCATCGACCTCAATCCGCTCTCGCGGTCCCCGCGAACCGCCGCGGTTCCGATTATCGACAACATCATCCGAGCAGTGCCGAACATGACCGCCCACGCACGCGCCTTGGCCGATGTGTCCCGTGAGGAACTAGAAACCATCGTTAACGAGTTTGATCGGCAAGAAGCGCTGGACGACGCTGAAAGCGCTATCCGGGATCTGTAA
- a CDS encoding pantoate kinase has translation MSDEAGRAFVPGHVTGFFSIHEADDPKQAGSRGAGLTLSEGVTVTVEPAAEASIELNGEFAAVEAGRRVLDELDVTAQVSAETDLPLGAGFGVSGALALGTAFAANDAFDRGRSENELVTLAHSAEVKAGTGLGDVVAQARGGVPIRLEPGAPEYNRLDGIPTRARIEYASLGELSTAEVLSGSTDRLSRAGVDALVALVNEPTLDSFMRQSRAFAEETGLLTDEVRAVIEDVHDVGGQASMAMLGETVFALDTGLSDAGYDAMACETHHAGATLLE, from the coding sequence ATGAGCGACGAGGCAGGTCGTGCGTTCGTTCCCGGACACGTCACGGGGTTTTTCAGCATCCACGAGGCGGACGACCCCAAACAAGCCGGGTCGCGTGGGGCAGGGCTGACGCTTTCGGAGGGCGTGACTGTGACCGTCGAACCCGCAGCGGAGGCGAGTATCGAGTTGAACGGTGAGTTCGCCGCAGTCGAGGCCGGGAGACGCGTCCTCGACGAATTGGACGTTACAGCACAGGTGTCCGCCGAAACCGACCTTCCACTCGGTGCAGGATTCGGCGTTTCGGGCGCACTCGCACTCGGGACGGCGTTCGCCGCCAACGATGCGTTCGACCGGGGACGGTCGGAAAACGAACTGGTGACGCTCGCCCACAGCGCGGAGGTCAAAGCAGGAACCGGTCTCGGAGACGTGGTAGCCCAAGCACGCGGTGGCGTCCCCATCCGCCTCGAACCCGGCGCGCCGGAGTACAATCGCCTCGACGGAATCCCGACACGAGCACGCATCGAATACGCGTCACTCGGCGAACTCTCAACTGCGGAAGTGCTCTCGGGAAGCACCGACCGACTCTCTCGGGCGGGTGTCGATGCACTCGTCGCGCTGGTGAACGAACCGACGCTCGATTCGTTCATGCGTCAATCCCGTGCGTTCGCCGAGGAAACCGGCTTACTCACCGACGAGGTCCGAGCGGTAATCGAGGATGTTCACGATGTCGGTGGACAGGCCTCGATGGCCATGCTGGGTGAAACCGTATTCGCACTCGATACCGGTCTCTCCGACGCCGGTTACGACGCTATGGCGTGCGAAACGCATCACGCTGGAGCAACACTGCTCGAATAA
- the aspS gene encoding aspartate--tRNA(Asn) ligase, with product MQNRTYTADAEPGDTVTVAGWVHEIRDLGGIAFIIVRDTTGKIQVKFEKDEMDDDLVETGLGVNRESVVQITGDVKEEPRAPTDVEIVPTDVEVIASAEPELPLDPSGKVDADLSTRLDNRTLDARKGDVEAVFKIRGEVLRAVREQFRELGCSEINTPKIVATGTEGGTELFPITYFGEEAFMNQSPQLFKQLMVGSGLERVFEIGPIFRAEEHNTPRHLNEATSIDFESAFYNHEEAMDACESVVKAAYEAVAENCQDELDALDVDFEVPDGDFPRLTYEEAIERINATGELDEMLVWGDDLPTEGEKALGEDVGTHYFITDWPSEIKPFYIKDHDDDEELSTGFDMMHPRMELVSGGQREHRYEKLVDGFEQQGLDPEAFDYYTKMFKYGMPPHAGWGLGGERLIMTMLGLDNIREAVLFPRDRQRLSP from the coding sequence ATGCAGAACCGAACCTACACTGCGGATGCCGAACCCGGTGACACCGTCACGGTGGCCGGCTGGGTACACGAAATCCGTGACCTCGGTGGAATCGCATTCATCATCGTCCGCGACACGACGGGCAAGATTCAGGTCAAGTTCGAGAAGGACGAGATGGACGACGACCTCGTCGAAACCGGACTCGGCGTCAACCGAGAGAGCGTCGTTCAGATAACGGGCGACGTGAAAGAGGAACCCCGCGCTCCGACGGACGTCGAAATCGTCCCGACGGACGTGGAGGTCATCGCGTCCGCGGAACCCGAACTGCCGCTCGACCCCAGTGGAAAGGTCGATGCCGACCTCTCGACCCGACTCGACAACCGGACCCTCGACGCACGAAAAGGCGACGTGGAAGCCGTGTTCAAGATTCGCGGCGAAGTGCTTCGCGCCGTCCGCGAGCAGTTCCGAGAACTCGGATGCAGCGAAATCAACACGCCAAAAATAGTGGCAACCGGGACGGAAGGTGGAACGGAACTGTTCCCCATCACCTACTTCGGCGAGGAGGCGTTCATGAACCAGTCCCCACAGCTGTTCAAACAGCTGATGGTCGGCAGCGGATTGGAACGCGTGTTCGAAATCGGTCCGATCTTCCGTGCAGAAGAGCACAACACGCCGCGCCACCTGAACGAAGCGACCAGCATCGACTTCGAGAGCGCGTTCTACAACCACGAAGAAGCGATGGACGCGTGTGAATCGGTCGTCAAAGCGGCATATGAGGCCGTCGCCGAGAACTGCCAGGACGAACTCGACGCACTCGATGTCGATTTCGAAGTACCGGACGGCGACTTCCCACGGCTGACCTACGAGGAGGCAATCGAACGAATCAACGCGACCGGTGAACTGGACGAGATGCTCGTCTGGGGCGACGACCTACCGACCGAGGGTGAGAAGGCACTCGGCGAAGATGTCGGAACGCACTACTTCATCACCGACTGGCCGAGCGAGATCAAACCGTTCTACATCAAGGACCACGACGACGACGAGGAGCTCTCGACCGGGTTCGACATGATGCATCCACGCATGGAACTCGTCTCGGGTGGGCAACGTGAACACCGCTACGAGAAACTCGTGGACGGCTTCGAACAGCAAGGTCTCGACCCCGAGGCCTTCGATTACTACACGAAGATGTTCAAATACGGCATGCCGCCACACGCCGGTTGGGGTCTCGGTGGCGAGCGTCTCATCATGACGATGCTCGGACTGGACAACATCCGCGAGGCCGTGTTGTTCCCACGAGACCGACAGCGATTGAGTCCGTAG
- a CDS encoding TetR/AcrR family transcriptional regulator, which produces MRGFDEEERERIRHELIEAGRDLFAQYGLRKTTIADLTDAVGIANGTFYQFFDSKESLYFEVIQAEGHEVADELVANSLGAEADPERAIRKFLGGLVETMEENQLFRQLLAGDELEGMMRAMDDVPEGEMEIRRADSLAYVVPYIEKWQAEGDVRDGDPVAIAGTMGAVKFIPPYREQFGEEYYPAVRDMLIETIAAGLTRQD; this is translated from the coding sequence ATGAGAGGGTTCGACGAAGAGGAGCGCGAACGGATCCGTCACGAGCTGATCGAAGCGGGTCGTGATCTGTTCGCTCAGTACGGCCTCCGGAAAACGACGATTGCCGACCTCACGGATGCTGTCGGTATCGCAAACGGGACGTTTTACCAGTTTTTCGACTCGAAGGAGTCACTGTATTTCGAAGTCATCCAAGCGGAAGGTCACGAAGTCGCGGACGAGTTGGTCGCAAACTCGCTCGGGGCGGAGGCGGATCCGGAACGAGCGATTCGGAAATTCCTCGGTGGGTTGGTGGAGACGATGGAGGAAAACCAGCTGTTTCGGCAGTTGTTGGCGGGCGACGAATTGGAGGGGATGATGCGCGCGATGGACGACGTTCCGGAGGGGGAAATGGAGATACGGCGTGCTGACTCGTTGGCGTACGTAGTGCCGTACATCGAGAAGTGGCAAGCGGAAGGGGACGTTCGCGATGGCGACCCCGTCGCCATCGCCGGCACGATGGGCGCGGTGAAGTTCATCCCGCCGTATCGTGAACAGTTCGGTGAGGAGTACTATCCCGCCGTCCGCGACATGCTCATCGAGACCATCGCTGCGGGATTGACGCGCCAGGACTGA
- a CDS encoding ABC transporter permease subunit has protein sequence MFEIARYEGKRRVRGSLALGGLLALMSLLFIGFFPSVTNSGVDLDAYLESMPPALQATFGEASLTTIEGFLAIEMYQFFWLLLLGVYVAYVAGALIAGDEERGRMDILLATPISRTTVVIEKFCSLGTPILVVNVAVPVAVFLGVVLVGESIDVTDLVMVHLLSIPYLLACGAIGLLLSVVAGKTDLAQRGGLGAVFGLFLLDSIGESAGMDWVGGLSPTQYYDPTAILVSGEYDWTGVAVLLIGTVILVSVSVYLFQRRDVR, from the coding sequence ATGTTTGAAATCGCTCGATACGAGGGGAAAAGGCGTGTTCGAGGGTCGCTGGCGCTTGGCGGACTGCTCGCCCTGATGTCGCTCCTGTTTATCGGATTTTTCCCCTCGGTGACGAACTCCGGCGTCGATTTGGACGCCTATCTCGAGAGTATGCCACCTGCACTACAGGCGACGTTCGGGGAGGCCTCGCTGACGACGATAGAGGGTTTTCTGGCGATCGAAATGTATCAGTTTTTCTGGCTCCTGCTTCTCGGCGTCTACGTCGCCTACGTCGCGGGAGCACTCATCGCGGGGGACGAGGAGCGCGGCCGGATGGACATCCTCCTCGCCACACCAATCAGCCGAACGACCGTGGTCATCGAGAAGTTCTGCTCGCTCGGCACGCCGATACTGGTGGTGAACGTCGCCGTACCGGTCGCCGTCTTCCTCGGCGTCGTACTGGTCGGCGAATCGATCGACGTGACCGACTTGGTGATGGTCCATCTGCTGTCGATTCCGTACCTACTTGCCTGCGGTGCGATCGGACTCCTTCTATCCGTCGTCGCAGGAAAAACGGACCTCGCACAGCGTGGTGGACTCGGTGCGGTGTTCGGTCTGTTCTTACTCGACTCGATCGGCGAGTCGGCGGGGATGGATTGGGTCGGCGGACTGAGTCCGACCCAATACTACGACCCGACTGCGATCCTCGTGAGCGGTGAATACGATTGGACCGGCGTAGCCGTGTTACTCATCGGAACTGTGATACTCGTGTCAGTGAGCGTGTACCTTTTCCAACGGAGGGACGTCCGATGA